The DNA segment GCACGCCAAAGACCGAGGCCATCGCCAGCATGATCAGACTTCCGGTGATGGCGTTCAGCAGGCCGCCGCCCGTCTCGCCTTCGGGGGCAGGCACTTTGGTAAAGAAATCGAGATTGATCGCGCCAATTCCCTCGCGGATCAGGTAAACGAAGATCAGGATCAGCGGCGCAACCACCAGCAGGGTGGCCAGCAGGATCAGGCTCCCCATGAACATGTTCTGTGCCTTGCGCGCCGTGCTGAGGCCAGCTTTGGCCTTCGGGCGGGCAGAGGTGGCGACGCCCATCATTTGACACCCTTGGGCGTCAGTCGCCCGATCAGCACGCGGGCCAGCAGGTTAACGGCCACGCTGACGAAGAACAGGATGAAACCCAGGGTCACGACGCTGGAGCGGTGCAGCAGTTCCTGTGCGTCCCCGAACTGGTTGGCGATCACCGAGGCCATCGTGCTGGCGTTGCCCCACAGGCTTTTTAGGATGTCCTGACTGTCCCCGATCACCATCGCCACCGCCAGTGTCTCGCCCAGCGCCCGCCCCAGCGCCAGAATCACGCCGCCCATGATCCCGGCCCGTGCATACGGCAGGATGGCCCGCGAGATGACCTCCCACTTGGTTGCGCCCAGGGCGTACATCGCCTCGCGCTGATCGGCGGGAACCAGCCGGATCACGTCCCGCGCCACCGAGGCCGTGTACGGCAGGATCATCACCGTCAGAATGATGATCGCCAGTGCCAGCCCGCGCCCCGCCCCCGACGACGGCACGAAAAAGCATTGCAGGGTGGTCTGATCGTTGGCCCAGATACCCGCGCATTTGGTGTACAGCGCCAGCCGCTCCGGGTACTCCGGGCTGAAGAAGGTGATCTGCCACCGTGCCAGCACGGGCGCGATTACGAACAGCGCCCACAGTCCGTAAACCACGCTGGGGATAGCGGCCAGCAGCTCGATCAGGTAGCCCACCGGATTTGCCAGCCATTTCGGCGCGTACTCGGCCACGAACAGCGCACTGGCAATCGCCAGCGGCACGCTGATGATCAGCGCCACGAAACTGGTCACCAGCGTGCCCGTGATCATGGCGGCGGCCCCGAAGGTTCCGTTGACTGGATTCCAGGTGCGCGTGGTAAAGAAGTCGATGCCAAAGCGTTGCAGCGCGGGCCAACTGTCCTTGCCCAGCAGGTACAGGCTGACCACGAACACCAGCACGATCACGCTGGCCAGCGCCAGGATCAGGTACTGAAACACGCGGTCACTGCCGCTGGACATTGACGCACGGGTGGGCAGGCGGCGGGCGGGGTCACTCATGGTCGTCTCTCATTGACTGTGGGGTCTCACAAATCGGGTGCATGTCGGCAGTTGACCGGAGGGGCGTCAGCGGGATGTCAGGGGAGCTGGGGGGTGTTGGATGTGGGTTGAGGAACAACGGAAGAGGGGGGCGAGATGCCCTCGGAATGCCTCGAAAAGAAGCGGGGCGCAGGGGAAAACCAACTCCCCGCACCCCGCCAATCTGGGTTTTGTCTGTTCCTATAACCCACATCCAACAACCGACTTCTACAGCTTCTTGCCGCCGTAGGTCATGCTGTTGATGATGCTTTTGGCCTTGTTCGCCGCGTTGCTGGGCAGCTTGGCGTAGTCCAGCGGTTCGTTGTACTGCTGCCCGGTGGTGGTCATCCAGCTCAGCATTTTCTTGAGTTCCGTCGCCTGTGCCTCGGTGCGGTTGCCGTACTTCTGATCCTGATAAAAGATCACGTAGGTAAAGCTGGCAATCGGGTAGGCGTCGGCATTGGGGCTGTTGGTGATGCTGACGCGGGTGTCGGCGGGAATCACCACGCCCTCGGCGGCCTTGCTGGCGGGTCCGTTGTCAGCCAGGATGAACGTGCCCGCGCGGTTCTGCACGCTGCCGTAGGGTAGTTTGTTCTGCTTGGCGTACACCAGTTCCACGTAGCCCAGCGCGCCGGGTGTGCTTTTCACGACGCCTGCCACGCCGTCATTGCCCTTGGCCCCGGTGCCCACGGGCCAGTCCAGGCTGTTGCCGGTGCCCACCTTGGTCTTCCACTCGCTGCTGACCTTGCTCAGGTAATCGCTGAAGACGAAGGTGGTGCCAGAGCCATCACTGCGCCGAGCCACGGTGATCGGCAGCGGGGGAATGGTCACACCGGGATTCAGGGCGGCAATCGCCTTGTCGTTCCACAGCTTTATCTTGCCCAGGTAGATGTCGGCCAGTACCTTGCCCGTGAACTTCAGCGGCGCGGTCACGCCGGGCAGGTTATAGGAGGGCACCACTGCGCCGATGGCCGTGGGGATGTGCAGCAGCTTGGCCGGGGCCGTCTTCAGGGTCTCGTCGCTCATGGGGTTATCGGACCCCGCGAAGTCCACGGTGCGCTCGATGATCTGCTTCTGGCCGCTGCCGCTGCCCACGCTCTGGTAGTTGACGCTCACGCCCTTATCTTTCTTGTATTCGGCGAACATCTTGCTGTACAGCGGGTACGGAAAGCTCGCGCCCGCCCCGGTCAGGCTCTGGGCCGAGGCAGTCGTGGCAATCAGGGCGAGGCCCAGCAGAAAGGTCTTCTTCATGCCCCCGAGTCTGCGGCCCGAGTGTCAGCCCCCGGTCACTGGGAAGTCAGCGGAATGTCAGGCCGGATCGTTAAAGGTGCGGATCAGGTTTTCTGGGTCTGGGCCGGGTCAGATGCAGAGTGCAGTGTCTGGCAATGACCATCTGAACCCAGAATTCATCAAGCCTTCAGAATCTGTCAAACTGCGGGCGTGACCCAGCCACAACCCACGTCCAGTCCGCCCGCGCTGGAGCTTCGCGGCATCACCAAGCGTTTTCCGGGCGTGGTGGCCAATGACGGTGTCGACCTGACTGTTGCTACTGGCGAGGTGCTGGCCCTTCTGGGCGAGAACGGCGCGGGCAAAAGCACCCTGATCTCCATCCTGTACGGCCTGTATCAGCCCGACGAGGGCACCGTACAACTGGGCGGTCAGACCGTCCGCATCGGCAGTCCGGCGGAGGCCAGGAAGCTGGGAATTGGTCTGGTGCCGCAGCACCCACTGCTGGTCTCAAGGCATTCGGTGGCCGAGAATCTGGCGCTGGGCGGCGGCTCCGGTTTGTTCCCTGCGCGGGGTGTGGCGGGCCGCGTGCGCGAACTCTCTGAAAAATATGGGCTGGAGGTAGACCCCGCCGCCCGCGTTTCTGACCTGTCCCCTGGCGAGAAGCAGCGTGTGGAGATCATCCGCGCCCTGCTGGGCGGCGCGCGGGTGCTGATTCTGGACGAGCCGACGAGCGTGCTGACCCCTCAGGAGGCGTCTGGCCTGTTCCGCGTGATGCGAGAGCTGAGGGCCGATGGGCGCAGCCTGATCTTCATCTCGCACAAGCTGGATGAGGTGCTGGACGTGGCGGACCGCGTGACGGTGCTGCGGCGCGGCAAGGTGGTGGGCGGCGTGCCCACGGCGGGCGCAACCCGTGAAAGTCTGGCCGAACTGATGGTGGGCCGGGGCGTGGACTTCACGCGCAAACGTGGTGCAGCTCCGGCGACGACAGAAGTGTTGCTGAACGTGCAGAATCTGACCGCCAACGGCTCACGCGGCTTGCCCGCCCTGCGCGGCGTCGGCTTCACACTGGGGCGCGGCGAGGTGCTGGGGGTGGCTGGAATCGCTGGAAACGGTCAAAGTGAACTGGTGGAGGTGCTGGCGGGGCTGCACCCGGCGCGCGGCACCGTCACACTGGACGGCCAGTCTCTGGGCGGCGGTGCGGCAGAGCGTTTTCAGGGCGGCGTGGCCCACATTCCCGAGGACCGCATCCACAGCGGCACCGTGCCCAGCATGACCGTGGCCGACAATCTGGCGTTGCGCGGCTATGACCGTTCACCCCTGGCGCGCGGGCTGGCCCGTGATCTGAAAGCCACCGACGAGCGGGCGCGGCAGGATGTTGAGCAGTACAGCGTTGCTACCCCCGGCATCCACACGCCCAGCCGCCTTCTCAGCGGAGGCAACATCCAGAAGCTGATCCTGGCCCGCGAGCTACACGGCAATCCCCGGCTGATCCTGGCGGTTCATCCCACCTATGGCCTGGACATCGGCGCAACCGATCAGGTCCACCGTGTGCTGCTGGAGCGCACCAATGAGGGCGCGGGCGTCCTGCTGGTCAGCGAGGATCTGGACGAACTTCTGAGCCTCTCGGACCGCATCGGCGTAATGGTGGGCGGCGAATTGCGCGGCCCCTTCCCGGTCTCGGAGGTCACGCGCGAGTCGCTGGGCCTGCTGATGGGCGGCGCGCATCCGCACAGCGTTCCGGGCGCGGATCAGGGGGTGGTGGCGTGAGGTTAGGGATGTTGACGGGTGGTGTTCAGAGGTGGGTCCCACGGTTTAACCCCTTCCCCCCTGCGGGGGACCTCCCCTTAGAAGGGAGGCAAGAGTTGCGGAATTGCCCGGCCACCGCCGCACTCCTGGCTCCCTTTAAGGGGAGCTGGCTGCGAAGCAGACTGAGGGGTTTTCGTGGGACCCACCCTGAAACCCTAACCCTCCTCATCTCTTCCATACAGGTGACCCCATGAGATTCGTCCCCCTCGCCGCGCCCTCCACCGCCCGCGCAAGTCTGGTCACGCTGGCCTCCGTCGCCGTGGCGCTGGCCCTGTGCGCGCTGATCTTCGTGTTCTACGGCGTCTCTCCCGCCGAGGTCTACTCCACCATGTTGCGCGGCACGCTGGGCGATTCCACCGGGCTGGCTGAAGTCGGGCGGCGCACCATTCCGCTGCTGCTAATCGGCGCGGGGCTGGCCATCGCTTTTCGCGCGCAGTTCTTCAACATCGGCGGTGAGGGTCAGCTCTTATTGGGCGCGGTCTTCGCGGCGGGCACAGCCTTGTTCGTCCCGCTGCCAGGGCCGGTCCTGCTGCCTGTCGTCTTCATCATGGGTGCGGTGGGCGGCGGCCTGTGGGCACTCATCGCCGCGCTGCTGCGCCGATTGAACGTCAACGAAATCCTGTCCACGCTGATGCTCAATTACATCGCCATCGCGCTGGTGACGTACCTGATCGCCGGGCCGTGGAAGGGCAAGGACGTTCGCGGCTACATCTACACCGATTCCTTTCCAGACGCGGCCAACCTGCCCGTCATTGCCGGAACGCAGGTGCATTGGCCCACGCTCGTTCTCGGTGTGGTGGTGGCGCTGGGCCTGCAATGGCTGCTGAGCCGCTCCACTTTCGGCTACGCCCTGCGCGTGGTGGGCGAGAATCCCGGCGCGGCGCGCTACGCGGGCATCAGCTCGGCACGCGTGATGACCGTGGTGGCCCTGATCACGGGCGGCGCGGCGGGTCTGGCCGGTGCGGGTGAGGTGGCCGGAATCCATCACCGTCTGCTGGAAGCCGGGCAGATCAGCCTGGGCTACGGCTTTACTGCGGTGATCGTGGCGTGGCTGGCGCGCGGCAATCCGGCGCTGTGCCTGATCACCGCCCCGGTCATGGGTATCATCCTGGCCGGGGGAGACCTCCTGAAAATCGACCTGAACATGCCCTTCCGCGTGGTGGACGTGTTTTCCGGTGTGATCCTGCTGTGCCTGATCGCCTCGGAAGTGTTCGTGCGAAACCGGGTGGTCTGGGGAGTGCGGGCGTGAGGGACCAAATGAAAAGAGCCTGTCTGGAGGCCCTGAATGGATAACATCGTCGTCGAAGCCCTGATCCGGGCGCTGTCAGTGGGCACGCCGCTGCTGCTGGCCTGCCTGGGTGCGATCATCAACGAGCGGGGCGGCGTGGTCAATCTGGGCGTGGAGGGCATGATGGCGGTGGGCGCACTGGCCGCCTTCGCGGTGGCCTCCAGCAGCCCGGACGCGAATTTATGGCTGGCGGTGGGCGCGTCCATGCTGGCGGGCGCGGCGCTGGCGTCTCTGCACGCGCTTGCCACCGTGACCCTGCGCGCCAATCAATTTGTCAGTGGACTGGCGTTGGCGCTGATCGGCACCGGGGCGGCGGGCCTGCTGGGCAAGAAATTCGAGGGGCTGCCGCTGTTCAACAAGGTCAACGACTGGAATTTGGGCGGCTTCGTCATCAACCCATTCACGGTGGCGGCATTGCTGCTGGCGGTGGTCATGGCCTTTTACCTCAATTCCACCCGTTCGGGGCTGACCCTGCGCTCGGTGGGCGAGAACCCGGCGGCGGCGGACGTGCTGGGCGTCAACGTGGGCGCGGTGAGAATCTGGGCGGTGCTGGCGGGCGGCTCGCTGTCGGGGCTGGCCGGGGCGTTTCTGGCGCTGTCGTACCGCGCGTCGTGGGCCGACAACATGACCGGGGGCCTGGGCTGGATTGCCGTGGCGCTGGTGATCTTCGTGGGCTGGCGTCCGCTACGCGCCGTGCTGGGGGCGCTGTTCTTTGGGTTCCTGTATTACCTGCAATTCCGCCTGCAAGGCAACAGTCCTGTGCCCACGGAGGTCTTCAACGCTATGCCCTTCGTGCTGGTGCTGGTGGTGCTGGCATTGGCCGGACTGCGCGGCCAGCAGGGCGACGCGCCCGCCGGGCTGGGACGGCCCTACGTGCGTGGCGAACGGTAAAACAGTGTTCCAGATGATGTCACCGGATAGCTTGTGATCCGGTGACGTCATTCGTTTGAGGGCAGCCTGCCCACAAACTTCCTGCTCAGCAAAAGTCATACTCAGGAGCTGCACCTGATACGGACTCCGAAAGGGGTTGAAGACGTCTGGAAATTAGCGGGGACTTGCAAAGCTGCGAAGCAGAGCGACGAGGAGAGAAACATCCCTCCGGGCGTGGAGTGTGGAGACCTACCCTTTCCCGATTTCTACCGCCTTATAAACGGAATCCGTATGGGTCCGTGGTCACGAAGACCGACTGTTCGGCGTAATGGGTGGACCCGTACACCGCGTCGAACTGCCGCCACCCGGCAGGGGCGATCACGAAACCTCGCCGGGTCAGGGCCGCGCGCTGTGCCGCGTTCGGAGAAGGAAAATTCAGGTCCAGGTTTTCCCTGAGCAGGCCGGGGTTGCTCAGGGCGCTGAGGTTGACTGGAAGCGTGGACGCCACTTCAGCGCCAGCAATAAGGGTCGTGCAACAGGACAGGGCCAGCGTCAGGCGACAGGGCACCATAATGTTCATTCCATACAGAACACGGCACACAGGACACACCGCAAGCCAGACGCACTGAATATTTTAAATGTCAGACATCTGATAACCTGTCGTATGCAGATTGTTCTTTTTGATCGTGGCCACTGGCATCGGCCCATGTATCTCCAGGCATTTGGGGCCGTTGGCCAGCCTCTGCGCGACAGCAGCGTCGCAGACGGTGATCTGGACCGACTGCTAAAAAGCCGTCCTGATCTCGTGATCCTGCTGGGGACCCCGCAGGACATGCTGCGCGACGTGCGAATGTCCGTCGAAGCTGGGGTGGCCGTGGCTGTTGAAAAACCCGTTGGTCGCAACACCGCCGAGTTGGAGCCCCTGGCCGAGCTGGCCCATCAGCGCGGCGCGTTCGTCAGCGTGGCGCAGCCCCATCTGCTGAATGAATTCTGGGACGTGTGCACGCCAGAGTCGGGCGGACCGCTCTCGCACCTGCGTTTCCGGCTGGTCAACGGCTCGCCGGAGCGGTACGCCGCGTGGGGGGTTCCCTGGGTCATGCAAACGGAAGTCGCGGGGGGCGGGGCTTTGCGGAATCTGGGCGTCCACGGCGTCAGCGCCTTCCTGAAGGCCACTATCGGTGAGGTGCAGATTCATTCCTGCGTCCTGAGCCGCAGGCTCTACCACACTGAAGCCGAGGAATATGCCGCCGTGACTCTGTCGGTAGGCGGGGTGATCGGGCAGATCGAGGTGGGCTACACCGCCGCCCTGGACGACGCCAGTGACTTTGAGCTGAGCGGCCACCGCCTTAACCTCAGCGTGCGTGACGACGGGCAGGCGCTAACCGTCTTTGATCGCCACTCCGGTCAGACCTGCGTACAGCCAGCCTTGCCCCTGGCCCGCCGCTATGAGCAGTTCGCCGCCGCCACGGTGCGGGCGCTGGAAGCTGGCGGTCCCGCTCCCCATTCCCTCACGGACCATCTGGCCGCCATGCGTGTGATTGACGCCTGTTACGCCCGCGCGGTCTGGGCGGACGCGTGAGGGTCGGCATTCTCGGCGCAGGATGGTGGGCCGAACAGCACGCGCAGGCCCTCGCCACGCTGGAGGGTTTTGCGGTCACGGGTGTCACCAGCGGCTCGCTGGAATCGGCCACCGCCTTCGCTGCCCAGTATGGTGGAAGCGCCTATCGGACCGCCGGGGAACTGCTGGTCGCCCCAGATGTCGACGCTGTGCTGATCACCGCGCCGCACGAGTATCACGCCCCGCTGGCCCTGCAAGCCATTGCCAGCGGAAAGCCGCTGCTGCTGGAAAAACCTGTCGCTACCAACGCTGAAGATACCCACGCTGTTCTCAATGCGGCGCGGGCAGTGGGTGTGCCCTGTCTCGTCGGTTTCACCAGCCACTATTTTCCAGGATTCAGCCGGGCCAAACAGATCATTGACAGTGGCGAGTTGGGCCGCCCCCTGAGCGGGCAGAGCGTGTTCCAGAAGCGCTGGATGGAGGCCAACCGCCGCGACTGGCACCTGAACCGTGAACGCGGCGGCGGCATGCTGTTGACCGCTGGCATTCACGCTCTGGACCGCCTGATGTGGCTGATGGACGCGCCCGTGCAGGCCGTGAGTGCGGTGATCGGCACCCATCTTCACGATCAGCAGGCCGACGATCTGGCGAGTCTGTTCCTGCGCTTTGCGGGCGGCGGCGCGGGGATGGTAGGCAGCTACGGCTACGCACAGGGCGGGCCGATCAACGCCACCACCATCCTGTGCGAGGCCGGCAGCTTGCGGGTCACGCCCGACAGTCTGGAGACCGGCCAGGAGGACCGCTGGACTGCTGTGCCGCTCATCCTCCCGGACAACCTGACGCTTGCCGCGCTGGCGCAGGAATGGCTGGAACTGCGTGCCTGGGCTGAATCTGGTCAGCTTCCCAGGGTCACACCGGAATTTGCAGGCTCTGTCATGGATGTCGTCTTCGCCGCCGAGGAGTCTGCCCGCCAGGAGCGTGAAATCAGGCTGAACCCATAAGCCAATAAAAAGAAGCCGACTGTTGAAGTAGTCGGCTCCTGCATCATCCTGCGGCTCAGTCCTTGATTTCCACTCCGTCGCCCTTCAGGGAGATGGAAAAGACCTTCGTGCTGGCCTCGCCGCCCTTCAGTTCACCGCCCACCAGAATGACCTCGTCGCCGCGCTGGATGCTGATGCCCGAAGCCTGGGCCTGCGGCAACTGACCTACCACGCTCCACTTGCCATCACGCAGCGCGTAGATGTCGCTGCGCCAGGTCTTGGTCAGACCCTGGTGGGCGTACTGCACACCGCTCTGGAACTTGGCGGTGCTGCCGGGGAAATTGGCCCCGCCGGCCACCAGCACAGCGCCCATGCTGGAACCGGTAAAGGCCCCGGCCACGCCCTCCTGCACCGCGCCGTCCGCTGCACTCGGCAGGTTGGGCACCTCACTCCAGGTCACGCCCCCGTCCTTTACGGTGGCGCGGCCCGCCTGGGCGGTACGCAGTCCGGGCTTGATCTCGCCGCTGACCACGGTCAGGATGTCGCCCTGAAGGCTGATGGCGGCCCCGGCGCGGCCCGTGAAGGGCGCGGTCCCCAGCGACTGCCAGGTGTTGGTGGCCGGGATGTAGCTCTGCACGTCCTTGCCGAAGAAGTAGTCCTGGGGGCGTCCGCTGAAGTACGCCAGGGCCACGGCGTCGCTGGCGGCCTTATCAGTTCCGGCGGCGGCAATGTCGCTGAAGTACCCGTTGAAGATGTTGCGGTTGACGCCGCCGAACAGCAGGATGCGGTCCCCTTGGGCCACTGCCGTGCCGCCGCCGATCTCCAGGGGGGCGCGGGTCTTCAGTTCCTGCCAAGTGTTGCTGGCTGGATCGTAGGCGTGAACCTGGTTAAAGACCGACGTGGTGGCCTCGGGTGTGGTCTTGCCCATGCCGCCGAACACGTACAGTTTGCCGTTGACCACGGCAGCGGATGCCTGATCGCGGGCTGGGCCAGGAAAGGCGGCCATCTCGGCCCAGCCTTTGGCTGAATCCGACAAGTTCAGGGCATAGAGCTTCTGGCCCGCCGTTCCCAGTCCGGCGTAGATGGTGGTGCCGATTAGGCCGCCCACACCGTTTTTGATGCCGGTGGGCAGGTCAGGGTAGGTCTGGGTCTGTGCGGCGGCGGTGGTGATCAGCAGTGCGGCAAGCAGGGTCACGGTCTTCATAGGGCCTCCAGAACGTGGAAAGAGTGGGGCGATGGACGCGAACACCATGTTGGGCCGGTCCTTAGATATCTGATATCTGACTTGTGGTGGCATGAACTGTACTTTGGGTGAGCGGAGGATGTCAAGTGCGTCTTTCCGATGAAAGACGGGATGGGCGAACTGTTGACAGAACCTCTACTGGGCGAGTAAGCTTTTCCTACCTATCAGATATCTGATGTCAGATTCACTCCAACGTTGAAGTGGCTTGGCATCGCCCACAGGAGGTTTAATGGCTGCCCGCATTCCCGCATACCGACAGGCCCAGACGGCCATCAAGCAGTACATTGAGGACCACCACCTGCAACCCGGCGATCCCCTGCCCTCCGAAGGTCAGCTTGCCAAGGACATGGGCATGAGCCGCCTGTCGCTGCGCGAAGGGGTCAAGACCCTGGAAGCCGTGGGGATTCTGGAGGCACGTCAGGGCGAGGGCATTTACGTCAAGGCGTTCACCTTCGACAGCATTTTCGAGAACCTGCCGTACTCGTTTGCCAGCGACGGCCAGTCGTTGCGCGATCTGCTTCAGGTCCGCACCGCGCTGGAAGAGGGACTGGTGGGCATGGTGACCAGCAAGGTCTGCCCCGAGCAGATCGCGGAGCTGGACGCCCTGGCTCAGCAGATGGTGCAAAAAGCCTGTGACGGACAGACTTTTGAAGACGAGGACCGCGAGTTTCACCTGACGCTGTACCGCCCGCTGAACAACCCCTTCCTCAACCGACTGGTCGAGCTGTTCTGGGAAGTGTTCCGCCGCCTGCACGGCAGCACGGGCGTGACCCACTGGAACCTGGAACAGACCGCGCAGGACCATGTCGCCATCGTCGCGGCGCTGCGGGCTGGCGAAGCAGAGCAGCTCACGCGGGCCATGCACGGCCACTTCCGGCAGATCAAGGAACGTCTTGATCCCCAGACTTCAGTTGATTCACAAACTCCAGTTCAACCCAAACCACGCCAACCGATCCAAAAGTAACGTTACTCCGTCCATTCGCCCCAATTCAGAAACAGGAGACCCACCATGATGAAACGTTCTTTGCTCGCCCTGACCTTTGCTCTCTGCACGCTGGGCAGCGCTTCCGCCGACAAGGTGATCACCGGAGCCTTCGATCAGGGACCCGGCGGCGCACCGGGG comes from the Deinococcus sp. AJ005 genome and includes:
- the pstC gene encoding phosphate ABC transporter permease subunit PstC; the protein is MSDPARRLPTRASMSSGSDRVFQYLILALASVIVLVFVVSLYLLGKDSWPALQRFGIDFFTTRTWNPVNGTFGAAAMITGTLVTSFVALIISVPLAIASALFVAEYAPKWLANPVGYLIELLAAIPSVVYGLWALFVIAPVLARWQITFFSPEYPERLALYTKCAGIWANDQTTLQCFFVPSSGAGRGLALAIIILTVMILPYTASVARDVIRLVPADQREAMYALGATKWEVISRAILPYARAGIMGGVILALGRALGETLAVAMVIGDSQDILKSLWGNASTMASVIANQFGDAQELLHRSSVVTLGFILFFVSVAVNLLARVLIGRLTPKGVK
- the pstS gene encoding phosphate ABC transporter substrate-binding protein PstS — translated: MKKTFLLGLALIATTASAQSLTGAGASFPYPLYSKMFAEYKKDKGVSVNYQSVGSGSGQKQIIERTVDFAGSDNPMSDETLKTAPAKLLHIPTAIGAVVPSYNLPGVTAPLKFTGKVLADIYLGKIKLWNDKAIAALNPGVTIPPLPITVARRSDGSGTTFVFSDYLSKVSSEWKTKVGTGNSLDWPVGTGAKGNDGVAGVVKSTPGALGYVELVYAKQNKLPYGSVQNRAGTFILADNGPASKAAEGVVIPADTRVSITNSPNADAYPIASFTYVIFYQDQKYGNRTEAQATELKKMLSWMTTTGQQYNEPLDYAKLPSNAANKAKSIINSMTYGGKKL
- a CDS encoding ABC transporter ATP-binding protein; its protein translation is MTQPQPTSSPPALELRGITKRFPGVVANDGVDLTVATGEVLALLGENGAGKSTLISILYGLYQPDEGTVQLGGQTVRIGSPAEARKLGIGLVPQHPLLVSRHSVAENLALGGGSGLFPARGVAGRVRELSEKYGLEVDPAARVSDLSPGEKQRVEIIRALLGGARVLILDEPTSVLTPQEASGLFRVMRELRADGRSLIFISHKLDEVLDVADRVTVLRRGKVVGGVPTAGATRESLAELMVGRGVDFTRKRGAAPATTEVLLNVQNLTANGSRGLPALRGVGFTLGRGEVLGVAGIAGNGQSELVEVLAGLHPARGTVTLDGQSLGGGAAERFQGGVAHIPEDRIHSGTVPSMTVADNLALRGYDRSPLARGLARDLKATDERARQDVEQYSVATPGIHTPSRLLSGGNIQKLILARELHGNPRLILAVHPTYGLDIGATDQVHRVLLERTNEGAGVLLVSEDLDELLSLSDRIGVMVGGELRGPFPVSEVTRESLGLLMGGAHPHSVPGADQGVVA
- a CDS encoding ABC transporter permease, which gives rise to MRFVPLAAPSTARASLVTLASVAVALALCALIFVFYGVSPAEVYSTMLRGTLGDSTGLAEVGRRTIPLLLIGAGLAIAFRAQFFNIGGEGQLLLGAVFAAGTALFVPLPGPVLLPVVFIMGAVGGGLWALIAALLRRLNVNEILSTLMLNYIAIALVTYLIAGPWKGKDVRGYIYTDSFPDAANLPVIAGTQVHWPTLVLGVVVALGLQWLLSRSTFGYALRVVGENPGAARYAGISSARVMTVVALITGGAAGLAGAGEVAGIHHRLLEAGQISLGYGFTAVIVAWLARGNPALCLITAPVMGIILAGGDLLKIDLNMPFRVVDVFSGVILLCLIASEVFVRNRVVWGVRA
- a CDS encoding ABC transporter permease, yielding MDNIVVEALIRALSVGTPLLLACLGAIINERGGVVNLGVEGMMAVGALAAFAVASSSPDANLWLAVGASMLAGAALASLHALATVTLRANQFVSGLALALIGTGAAGLLGKKFEGLPLFNKVNDWNLGGFVINPFTVAALLLAVVMAFYLNSTRSGLTLRSVGENPAAADVLGVNVGAVRIWAVLAGGSLSGLAGAFLALSYRASWADNMTGGLGWIAVALVIFVGWRPLRAVLGALFFGFLYYLQFRLQGNSPVPTEVFNAMPFVLVLVVLALAGLRGQQGDAPAGLGRPYVRGER
- a CDS encoding Gfo/Idh/MocA family oxidoreductase; the encoded protein is MQIVLFDRGHWHRPMYLQAFGAVGQPLRDSSVADGDLDRLLKSRPDLVILLGTPQDMLRDVRMSVEAGVAVAVEKPVGRNTAELEPLAELAHQRGAFVSVAQPHLLNEFWDVCTPESGGPLSHLRFRLVNGSPERYAAWGVPWVMQTEVAGGGALRNLGVHGVSAFLKATIGEVQIHSCVLSRRLYHTEAEEYAAVTLSVGGVIGQIEVGYTAALDDASDFELSGHRLNLSVRDDGQALTVFDRHSGQTCVQPALPLARRYEQFAAATVRALEAGGPAPHSLTDHLAAMRVIDACYARAVWADA
- a CDS encoding Gfo/Idh/MocA family protein yields the protein MRVGILGAGWWAEQHAQALATLEGFAVTGVTSGSLESATAFAAQYGGSAYRTAGELLVAPDVDAVLITAPHEYHAPLALQAIASGKPLLLEKPVATNAEDTHAVLNAARAVGVPCLVGFTSHYFPGFSRAKQIIDSGELGRPLSGQSVFQKRWMEANRRDWHLNRERGGGMLLTAGIHALDRLMWLMDAPVQAVSAVIGTHLHDQQADDLASLFLRFAGGGAGMVGSYGYAQGGPINATTILCEAGSLRVTPDSLETGQEDRWTAVPLILPDNLTLAALAQEWLELRAWAESGQLPRVTPEFAGSVMDVVFAAEESARQEREIRLNP
- a CDS encoding N-acetylneuraminate epimerase, whose amino-acid sequence is MKTVTLLAALLITTAAAQTQTYPDLPTGIKNGVGGLIGTTIYAGLGTAGQKLYALNLSDSAKGWAEMAAFPGPARDQASAAVVNGKLYVFGGMGKTTPEATTSVFNQVHAYDPASNTWQELKTRAPLEIGGGTAVAQGDRILLFGGVNRNIFNGYFSDIAAAGTDKAASDAVALAYFSGRPQDYFFGKDVQSYIPATNTWQSLGTAPFTGRAGAAISLQGDILTVVSGEIKPGLRTAQAGRATVKDGGVTWSEVPNLPSAADGAVQEGVAGAFTGSSMGAVLVAGGANFPGSTAKFQSGVQYAHQGLTKTWRSDIYALRDGKWSVVGQLPQAQASGISIQRGDEVILVGGELKGGEASTKVFSISLKGDGVEIKD
- a CDS encoding FadR/GntR family transcriptional regulator, yielding MAARIPAYRQAQTAIKQYIEDHHLQPGDPLPSEGQLAKDMGMSRLSLREGVKTLEAVGILEARQGEGIYVKAFTFDSIFENLPYSFASDGQSLRDLLQVRTALEEGLVGMVTSKVCPEQIAELDALAQQMVQKACDGQTFEDEDREFHLTLYRPLNNPFLNRLVELFWEVFRRLHGSTGVTHWNLEQTAQDHVAIVAALRAGEAEQLTRAMHGHFRQIKERLDPQTSVDSQTPVQPKPRQPIQK